gtttaaaattgacagTGATgttgattgtacaactaagtgaagataatgtgaatcattgattgtttatcttgaaCGGAAtacatgttatgtgaaattaggaatcccctacttaaaagtcaagctcttgatcttgaggcttgctccagtgaaacttatggctataaaggggaggctaagcccacctagaATTAtccctaggagtcacctccagagaaactGTTCTGTTGCTTGGGTGTAgctcttctttctctaagcccaactctgcaaataaatgcaTTACCCTCTCCCCTAAGCAgtacatgacttccaggggagtgaatctccttggccatgtgggacacgactcccaggaatgagcctggccctggcatcaagggattgagaatgcctttttgaccaaaagtgggaaaagaaaggtaacaaaatgagCTTACAGGATTTGGTGGTGAGGATGGTGATATGCCAATACTATGAGATCTCTGGGCTGTTCAGTTGCCTCTTTCCTGTGTAGCCTGCTCTGGGCCTTTTGCACCCTGGGTGCCAGGGCTGAGGAGCCCACAGCCAGCTTCTCATATCCCGGCAGCACAGGCCTGGATAAGAACACAGTTCACAACCAAGAGCATATCGTGGTGCATCTAGAAGGTGTCATCAACAAACCAGAGGCGGAGATGTCTCCACAAGAGCTGCAGCTCCATTATTCCAAAATGCACGATTATGATGGCAATAATTTACTTGACGGCTTAGAACTCCCCACAGCCATCACTCATGTCCATAAGGAAGAAGGGAGTGAACAGACACTACCAATGAAAGAAGAAGATCTGATTAACTTAACAGAAGgtggtttttttaattcattttattgagatatatatacataccatgcagtcatataaaacaaagggtacattcaattgtttacagtaccattatatagttgtgcattcatcaccaaaattaagttttgacattttcattaccatacacacaaaaataattagaataaaaattaaggtgaaaaagaacaattaaagtaaaaaagaacactgggtgaccttttttttttttccttcccccatttttctactcatccatccatacactggacaaaggggagtgtggtccatatggcgttcccaatcacattgtcaccccctcataagctatatttttatacaaccgAATAGACGGCGTTTTGAGAGATGATGATAAGAACAATGATGGCTCCATTGACTACGGTGAATTTGCAAAATCACTGCAGTAGATGCTATTGGTTTTCTCATAGCTATATGCAAACGTGACCCAATATAATATGAACACTTTTAGTAACGCAGAAATAATTTATTGCTGCAGTATTTTGGTAAAAACCTGTAGCAACTCGTTACACTGGGGTGAGAAACAGAAATCAAGAGAATTAAAAGAAGAATGGGACACATGGTAATCCCTATGTGCTGCTAAACCCATCACTGGACAAGGGTCTGATTAAAGAATCCTTTTAGGAATATAGGATAATGGGAGCTGAGTCCTCAGGAACTTGAATTTGACTGTAGAATACTGCTAGTCTCGGTTTTAATTCATGCTTCCTGAAAAGTAAGACCACGAGCTCTGCCATGTGGACATAACTTTTCACAAATAGAAGGAATGGAGTGAATGCCAAGTATCTCTCCTTGTTACCTCTCTTCAGGTAAATGTGGTCAATATTCTGGAAGGTCACTGGCCTAAAGGATTACTTGGCTCTGGTTAAGTGGATATTTATGACTGTTTCAAAGCCACAACTTAAGAATGCCAAGTGCTGAGTTTAGTTGGCCACCTAATCCAATATTTGGGATCCTCTGGCATTTTGAAAATGATACACTACTGACCTAAGTAATTAACCTTTTTCCgtttttcagtgttttataaAACTACTGCCGCATCCTTATACTTTCTCTCTTCAATTTGGGAGAgacttgaatttaaaaatgttccCTACTCTAATAAATAGCAAATGTTCTAGCTTTCTTAATATTTCGATTTAACTCTTGTTTTctagcattttatttttgcaatttagAATGTAAAGACTTTACTCTTTCTGCTTGATACAGTGGGGGTAAAACTACACCTGGTGTAGCACAGGTGAGAAGCAAAAAAGATCATTCACCAAACACAATGATTAACGTGACACAAGTTATATTTCAAAAGGAATGTTGTTTAAATGACCTCTCCTAGCCTGATTACATGAATTCTTTCAGACcagtaaaattagaaaaagaggCTTAACAACCCATAACAGTATAAATCTCAATAGTAGTGGAATATTAGAAGCAGCAGACTATAATTTGGTTAATTGGCTATGATGGACACATAGTAATAGAAACCAGAAATGATGGTTGACTGAATGGGATAAAGAAATTGCATAAAATTTGCTGtaagatataaaaataagataatgatgtgtaaaatccaaaagacaaaatggtagacagtagacattaaatggagtgaaattagccagaaacaaaaggacaaatactgtgtggtctcactaatatgaactaacagtAATGAGGGAATCTTGaaagttaaaattgagaacacaggttattagggtagagatcaggtatcTGAAACTGAAGGAATACAGAGTGTCCAACAgcattgattgtaaagatccagaaatagatcacacaatactgtgtgatggtagcacaatattgtaagtactcagAACAAGGATAAGTGTGAGTAcggggtgaaagaggaaggctaggagcatgtatgataccagaaacaAAGATAgaggatgaagactgggactgtacaccttagtgaaacctagaatggtcaatgatggtgattaagtgtactaatatagaatctttttacatgagggagaacaaatgaatgtcaacattgcaatgtgttgaaaactggatggtataggggaaaaatataatcaatacaaactagagtctatagctaacagtaacatgtaatatgcttccattaattgttacaaaggaaatataccaaagctcaatttctataagagggggatataagggagtggtaagggattcttggtggtgtagTTGTTGTATGCCCTCCTTTTCAttgtattctgttttatttttttcttctatcatttttgttctttttttttctctcctcttcctctttcattgcagaagaaatagaaatgtcctcatatagattgtggtggtaaattcataactatgtgattatactgagaatcATTggttgtttactcaggatggattgaatggtgtgtgaataaaacagtttaaaaaataaacaggggaatacaagtgctggagaaaatgtggagagagggatctatctattcactgttggtggggaagtggaatggtgcagcccatctggggggcagtgtggtggttccacaggaaactaagtatggggttgccatgtggtcctgcaaccctgttactggttgtattcttggaggaactgagagtggggacatgagtggacatttgcacactggtgattgtggcagcagtattcatgatttgcaatggatggaggtggcctaagggtgtaTCAACTGATACaccgaatggtgaactgtggcatacacatacaatggaatattgagcagcggcaagaaggaatgaagttgtgaggcatgcaactaggtgaatggagcTTGACGACAGTaggttgagcgaaataagccagaaatgaaaagacaaacattttaatgtctcactaatatggactaacaataatgtgcaacctctgagaattgaatctgggagcatgggctatcaggggaaggtttacacaaacgttcctagattgtaagctcttacagcattcacatctgttcatgagttgtaacagttatttctaaattctgagatgctgagctgtttgtgtgtgacctggttggtccctggagctttgggtgaccgtgtggcacctgggactcagagccataGTCCAACAGCTGTGAGCGTtagcattgccccatgcagcaactgttaaataggctgaaaaggagatcagactttggagatacgaatgaaatggacttggttgagactggggtagttcagactaaagggtaaaggatgatattaaccgTATTTTAAAACTGTGGCTTCTGTGTGGAaccaaaggaagggatgtttatttggtatgaaatctatattttctgtagcacactatataatttaacttgtatgatcagtttactcaaacaccataattacatggatccttgaataaggagtgagatctggttggtttgtacaggttaacatgaagccctgatacatcccagagtaatctgggcagagaatgaaaactattttcaaggcccccttgagggactgggaaaatgtggaaatatttaacttccccacctggggaattcctgaattctctcttgcaagcattggggactaccagtttagtataCCAAGCCCTCGATGAGGTTTGTTACTGGAAAGGAAAGGCtatgcctacttaaaattgtgcctgagagtcacccccagagaacttcttttgttgctcagatgtggcctctctaagccaactcggcaggtagaCTTACTGCCTTCTCcccaatgtgggaaatgactcccaggggtgtaaatctccctggcaacatgggacatgactcatggggatgagcctggacctggcatcatgggactgagaaagacttcttgaccaaaaagagaaagagaaatgaaacaaaatacagttccagtggctgagagatttaaaatggaattgAAATGTCATTCTCAAGGTAACTCTTAAGCatcatatagatatcctttttggtttttagcttatcagaataactagaaggaaatatctgaaactgttgaactgcaatccttgattcttgaagatgattgtataactatatagcttatatgatgtgactgtgtgattatgaataccttatggctcacactccttttacccagtgCATGgacaatgagtagaaaaatggtgacaaaaagtaaatgaataataggggggatgaggGATATGGGATAAtgtgggtgttctcttttacttttatttttattcttatttttatttttagtttttggagaaatgaagattgaaaaattgattgtggtaatgaatgcacaactatatggtgataccatgaacaactgttgtacactttggataaatGTACAGCAtgagaatatatttcaataaaattgcatttaaaaaaatggagactaagactacttataattttgcATAAAGGGcacttccagaaaacctcttttgttgctcagatgtggcccttctctctctagcccaactctgcaaataaattcattactgtTAGGTAGTACCCCACCCCTACCCTTAGAAATTCTGCAAGTTtgcaataacatttaaaattttaaactttcccgcTCCCCAGTTCCTGCTCCCAAGCTCCCACTCTCAAGTCAGCCAATGGAAACCTGCCAGCTACCCCcttccccaaagtagccactgagaaactgccaacctaGTCCTGCCAGCTCCCcgtccctggacaaagaacttcccaccaaccatcctaTATAATCCCTACTGTTCCCCTCGCGTGGGGCTATTgccatcttaggcttcagcccgccTGCACACAGCTGAACAATAAAGCTCCTTTGATAGAGTtgtggtctcttctcttcccagtcaaAAAACCTAACATTTTGGTGCCGAAACCCAGGAATCgagaaaagagatgaaatctCCATAAGAAGGGTCAGAACCCACTTGCCTGACTTCAACACCAACAGTGGTGAATCACCTCCAGGTAGGGAGAAAGTGTCCTCTCTTTCCCCTCAGGTACTCTctttctctgttgtctgggacAACACTCATGAAATCCTAGTGCTAGGTGAGAGCTGCCTCTGCCGGGTCCTGGACCGTGGGAGTGAGTGCGACAGTGGGACGCCTCCATCCACTCCTCCGTGTGCTTCTGCCTCGGGGCTTAGAAACTCTCAAGGGGGCGACATCCTCTCAGTTGTTCCTAAGCTTGAGAACTGGGATTTCTCCTTACCCTATATACCCTCATTCTAATTATGGGAAACAAAAAGTCCCAACCTCCCCATAACACCCCTCTAGGGTGCTTACTTCAAAACCTCAAAAAACTCGGCCTCAGAAAGGATCTAAAACCTAAAAGGCTTGTTTTCTATTGCAATTCTGCATGGCCACAATACAAATTAGATAATGGATCAATCTGACCGGAAAACAGAACCCCTGATCCCCCAATTCTTTTTAACCTTGAGAATTACTGTTGGTGTCTCGGCAACTGGAGCTAAATCCCATATGTCCAGGCCTTCTTTGACTTGCACAGGTGCCCCTCTCTCTGTCAAACTTATTGCACTTATCAAATCCTTCTTCTCCATTCCCCTCTCACAAAACTGCCTCTGAGACCAGCACTccttttcctccccctcctcccgacttttctttttcctcccctcctcccgacccttcctctcctcctcctcctcctgactCTTCAATCCTGCTGAAGACCTTCTTCTcaattctcctcctcctcctcatgcAGCCCCTCCTGGCCAAGCTGAAGCTGCTGCTGAACCACAGCTAGGAGACAACCTCCCCCATCTCCAGATTCCACCTCAGAGCTTcaaccctcctttccttcctcttttccttccttcaacGCTCCTCCCAACCTCAGCCTATCCTCCCCTTAAGAGAAGTGTCTGGACCGGAGGGGTCCATCTGTGTCcatgtttccttctctctttctgacccTTCCCAAATTGAAAAGTGCCTATGCTCGTATTCTACTCACCCTGCCCAATTTCTTAAAGAATTTCAATATCTTACTGTGTTTTATGACCTCATCTGCTGAGATCTCTATGTTATTCCTTCTACCTGCCTCACCCCCGAGGAGAAGGAACGAGTATGGCTGGCAGCTTAGACTCATGAAGACACCTTAAATAGACAGGACCCTAATAAAAATAGCCCTGTGGGAGCCACTGCAGTGCCCCAAGAGGAACCCGACTGGAATTATCAGGAGGGGAAACCTGGCCGACAGTCTCGCAACCTTATGATAACTTGCCTCAAAGCGGGACTGCAGGTGGCCCCACACAAAGCAGTTAAT
This window of the Choloepus didactylus isolate mChoDid1 chromosome 23, mChoDid1.pri, whole genome shotgun sequence genome carries:
- the LOC119519276 gene encoding multiple coagulation factor deficiency protein 2 homolog; this encodes MEPLNASQELRTLSGSPKACKSGRTSWLLHLYHISPGEKLKLNKAWAAHRKLENPPTMKACWGVEVHSVRRWASGPHRRTRSPSHTPEARRCMAGRERDTSALEVASFLCSLLWAFCTLGARAEEPTASFSYPGSTGLDKNTVHNQEHIVVHLEGVINKPEAEMSPQELQLHYSKMHDYDGNNLLDGLELPTAITHVHKEEGSEQTLPMKEEDLINLTEDGVLRDDDKNNDGSIDYGEFAKSLQ